The window TCCGGTACCGCGATGGCGAGCGAGGTGCTCGATCATTATCGCCATCTTGACGACGCCGGCCGGCTTGAGTTCTTCGAAACCCTGGCGCGTCACTTCGGTCCGGACCGCGAAAGGCTGGCGCAGGCGATCGAGAGCTGGCGCGCGCAGCCCAACGATGCCGACGCGGGCGAGCTGCATTTTGCTTCCGAACCACGCCGGCAGGAGCTGATCCGCCGGTTGAACCGCGCGCCCGGCGGCACCAGCGAGCTGGTGGCGATGCGCGCCGATCTGCTTCGCCTCATGAACGGCCACAGGGATCTCGCCGCGCTCGACCGCGACGTCGTTCATCTGTTGTCGTCATGGTTCAACAGGGGATTTCTCGTGCTGCGCAGGATAGATTGGTCGACGCCCGCCAACATTCTGGAACAGATCATCCGCTACGAGGCGGTGCACGAGATCCGCGACTGGAACGATCTGCGCCGCCGCATCGATCCCGACGATCGCCGCTGCTACGCGTTCTTTCATCCCGCCCTGATCGACGAACCGCTGATTTTCGTCGAGGTGGCGCTGACCGAGGCGATCCCCGGCGCCATTGCGCCGCTGCTCGCCGAAGACCGAAAACCGGTGCCGATCGAGCGCGCCCGCACCGCGGTGTTTTACTCGATCTCCAACACCCAGCGCGGCTTGGGCGGAATTTCCTTCGGCAATTTCCTGATCAAGCAGGTGGTCGAGGAATTGCGGCGCGAATTGCCGAAACTGGACACGTTCGTGACGCTGTCGCCAGTGCCGGGCTTCATGCAATGGCTGAAGCAGGCGGGCGACGTTCCGGTATCGGACGAAGACCGGGCACTGCTGGAAAGTCTCGACAAGCCCGACTGGTTTGGGAATGCGGAGCTCGCGGCGCAATTGCGGGCGTTGCTGGAGCCGCTCGCGGCGCATTATTTCCTGAAAGCGCGGACGCCGAAGGGACGGCTGATCGATTCGGTCGCGCGGTTCCATCTCGGCAATGGCGCGCGGCTGGAACGGATCGACTGGCTCGGCGATCTCTCGCCGAAGGGTCTTCGCGAGTCGGCCGGCATCATGGTCAACTATCTCTATCGCCTCGAGGATATCGAGAAGAACCACGAGGCCTACGCCAATCAGGGCGAGATCGCCGCGTCGAGTGCGGTGAAGAAGCTGTTGAAGAGCGAAGGCCGGCGGTTATTGGATATGCGGCTGTCGTAACGGCGCCTTCTACCACGCGCCGTCATTCCGCGGCGCGTTGAAAACGCGAACCTCAGATGTGCCATTGCACATCGGGGAATCTCGAGATTCCGGGTTCCTGCTTCGCAGGCCCCGGAATGACAGCACATTACGCCGCGAGCGCCTTCATCTCCGCATAGAGATCGGATTTCCCCTCAAAGCCGATACCCGGCAAATCCGGCATCGTGATGTGGCCGTTCTCGACGCGCACGCCGTCGGGGAAACCGCCATAGGGCTGGAACAGATCGGGATAGCTCTCATTGCCGCCAAGCCCGAGGCCGGCGGCGATATTGAGTGACATCTGATGGCCGCCATGGGGGATGCAGCGGCTTGGCGACCAGCCCTGGATTTTCAGCACTTCAAGCGTGCGCTGATATTCGCACAGCCCGTAGGACAGCGCGCAATCGAACTGCAGCCAGTCGCGGTCCGGCCGCATCCCGCCGTAACGAAGGAGATTGCGGGCATCTTGATGGCTGAAGAGATTTTCGCCGGTCGCCATCGGCGCGGGATAGAATTCCGCAAGGGCTGCCTGCAATTGGAAATCCAGGGGATCGCCGGCTTCCTCGTACCAGAACAAGGGATAGTCGCGCAGCATCTTGGCATAGGCGATCGCGGTTTCGAGATCGAAGCGGCCGTTGGCGTCGACCGCGAGTTGCGCCCCCTTGCCGATCTCGTTGAGCACCGCTTCGATGCGCTGGCGGTCTTCCTCGATCGGCGCGCCGCCGATCTTCATCTTGACGACGTTGTAGCCGCGGTCGAGATAGCCGCGCATCTCGCCGCGCAGCGCGGAGAGGTCCTTGCCCGGATAATAATAGCCGCCGGCGGCATAGACGAACACGCGCGGATTTGCGTTTCGCCCGTGGCGCTCGGCTAGCAGACGAAATAGCGGTTTGCCTGCGATCTTCGCCACCGCATCCCACACCGCCATGTCGATGGTACCGACCGCGACCGAGCGCTCGCCATGGCCGCCCGGCTTTTCGTTCGACATGAGCGTCGCCCAGATCTTGTCGGGGTCGAGATTATCGCCGCCCTCATCGAGCAGTTTCTTGGGATCGGCTTCCAAGAGGCGCGGCGCAAACCGCTCGCGGATCAGGCCGCCCTGCCCGTAGCGGCCGTTGGAATTGAAGCCGTAACCGACCACGCGCTTGCCCTCGCGCATGACATCGGTGACGACCGCGACGAGGCTCGTCGTCATTTTTGTGAAGTCGATATAGGCGTTTCGGATGGGTGACGAGATCGGTTTTGTAACTTCGCGGACGTCGACGATACGGACGGACATGGCTTTTGCTTTCGAGGGATGGCTAAAACTATCTACACCGTCATTGCGAGCGAAGCGAAGCAATCCATTGCTGCGTCACAAGCGGAAGAGTGGATTGCTTCGTCGCAAGGGCTCCTCGCAATGACGGGGAAACGAATCAGGACGGCCCCTTGTCGCGAAAATAAGGCTCGACCGGGCCGTGCACCTTGATGGTGAGCGGGTTGCCGTAGCGGTCTTTCGCGTTGCCGGCGGTGACGCGGACCCAGCCTTCGCTGACGCAATACTCCTCGACATTGGTCTTCTCGACGCCCTTGAAGCGAATGCCGACATCGCGCGCGAGGAGTTCGGCGTTGTAGTAAGGGCTTTTCGGATCGGTCGACAGGCGATCCGGCAATTGGTCGCTGACGGCGTCTTCGTTCTCGTTCATAGCAGGGCCTCGATTTCTTTGATCAGTCCTTCGGGCTTCGCGGTCGGCGCATGCCGCGCCGCCACCGTCCCAGCGCGATCGACCAGGAATTTTGTAAAATTCCATTTGATCGACGAACCCAGTAGTCCGGATTTTTCCCTCTTCAAATACTCGTAGAGCGGGTGGGCACCAGAGCCATTGACGTCGATCTTGGCGAACATCGGGAAGGTGATGGCATAATTGCTGGTGCAGAACTGCTCGATTTGTTTTGCGTCGCCCGGCTCCTGGTTGCCGAACTGATTGCAGGGAAATCCGAGCACCGAAAAGCCGCGCTGACTGAGTTCCTGATGCAGCGCCTCAAGCCCCTTGTATTGCGGGGTGAAGCCGCAGGCGCTCGCGGTGTTGACGATCAGCAACACCTGCCCCTCGAATCGCTTTAATGGCACGTCCTCGCCGGCAAGCGACTTTGCCGTGAAATCATAAACGCCAGACATCGCGCTGCTTCTCCGCGGGATCAGGTCATTGGTCTTTTTGTTTGAGCATGATCTTTTCGGAAAACCGGTTCCCACTTTTCCGGATCATGCTCTAGCTAACGGGATCGATCGGCATCCGCGGCGTTCCACCCGCCTCGATCGCCACACCCGCGGCCAAGCACAGATCCTCGCGGTAACGGGTGGAGACAATCTGAACGCCGACCGGTACGCGCCCGACCAATCCGGTGGAGACCGTTAGCGCAGGCAGGCCCATGAAGGGAATAGCAATTTGCGGCATCTGCGCCCGCCAGACCCGGGCAAACGAGGCGTCGTCGCGCCGGTCGAGGCCGTCGGGAAACGGCAGTTCGCCGGATACCGGTGTCAGCAACACGGCGTAGGTCTCGAAAAACTGCAGCCATTCGCGGGTCAATGTCGCCCGCCGCGTCAGCGCCTGCGAGAACGCCGCCGCGTCGAATGGAAACACTTTTGCCCTATTGCCGCGCAGGCAGGCAAGCGCGCCGGGATCGCCTTCGCGCTCGGCGGCTTCGAGTTGCGCTTCATAGCCGTCGCCGAGCCAAAGCTTGGTCTGCAGTTCG is drawn from Bradyrhizobium lablabi and contains these coding sequences:
- a CDS encoding malonyl-CoA decarboxylase: MNNAFFSDLLASISERGRTLLRRGTSANGKQDSSGLIELCDALLSGRGEASGTAMASEVLDHYRHLDDAGRLEFFETLARHFGPDRERLAQAIESWRAQPNDADAGELHFASEPRRQELIRRLNRAPGGTSELVAMRADLLRLMNGHRDLAALDRDVVHLLSSWFNRGFLVLRRIDWSTPANILEQIIRYEAVHEIRDWNDLRRRIDPDDRRCYAFFHPALIDEPLIFVEVALTEAIPGAIAPLLAEDRKPVPIERARTAVFYSISNTQRGLGGISFGNFLIKQVVEELRRELPKLDTFVTLSPVPGFMQWLKQAGDVPVSDEDRALLESLDKPDWFGNAELAAQLRALLEPLAAHYFLKARTPKGRLIDSVARFHLGNGARLERIDWLGDLSPKGLRESAGIMVNYLYRLEDIEKNHEAYANQGEIAASSAVKKLLKSEGRRLLDMRLS
- a CDS encoding mandelate racemase/muconate lactonizing enzyme family protein, giving the protein MSVRIVDVREVTKPISSPIRNAYIDFTKMTTSLVAVVTDVMREGKRVVGYGFNSNGRYGQGGLIRERFAPRLLEADPKKLLDEGGDNLDPDKIWATLMSNEKPGGHGERSVAVGTIDMAVWDAVAKIAGKPLFRLLAERHGRNANPRVFVYAAGGYYYPGKDLSALRGEMRGYLDRGYNVVKMKIGGAPIEEDRQRIEAVLNEIGKGAQLAVDANGRFDLETAIAYAKMLRDYPLFWYEEAGDPLDFQLQAALAEFYPAPMATGENLFSHQDARNLLRYGGMRPDRDWLQFDCALSYGLCEYQRTLEVLKIQGWSPSRCIPHGGHQMSLNIAAGLGLGGNESYPDLFQPYGGFPDGVRVENGHITMPDLPGIGFEGKSDLYAEMKALAA
- a CDS encoding DUF3297 family protein; its protein translation is MNENEDAVSDQLPDRLSTDPKSPYYNAELLARDVGIRFKGVEKTNVEEYCVSEGWVRVTAGNAKDRYGNPLTIKVHGPVEPYFRDKGPS
- a CDS encoding glutathione peroxidase, with amino-acid sequence MSGVYDFTAKSLAGEDVPLKRFEGQVLLIVNTASACGFTPQYKGLEALHQELSQRGFSVLGFPCNQFGNQEPGDAKQIEQFCTSNYAITFPMFAKIDVNGSGAHPLYEYLKREKSGLLGSSIKWNFTKFLVDRAGTVAARHAPTAKPEGLIKEIEALL